One genomic window of Nerophis lumbriciformis linkage group LG29, RoL_Nlum_v2.1, whole genome shotgun sequence includes the following:
- the LOC133572123 gene encoding DNA polymerase III subunit epsilon-like: MSSYTVVFFDLETTGLDTQVCDIVQISAVYAERVFNAYTVPRCDITKEAARLTGFSVTDGALFLHGQPVSTVPLHQALVSFIDFLRSFCGPVYLAAHNANRFDAPVLNRVLKEFSLLEQFQRVVPRFLDTFLLSKHLFPRFPSYSQRYMVERFLDKTYNAHDATEDAKMLQELFLKWKPSRRVVCNALI, encoded by the exons ATGTCTTCTTACACGGTGGTTTTCTTTGACCTGGAGACAACTGGATTGG ACACGCAGGTGTGTGACATCGTCCAGATATCGGCCGTCTACGCCGAGCGGGTCTTCAACGCCTACACCGTCCCGCGCTGCGACATCACCAAGGAGGCCGCCAGGCTGACCGGGTTCTCGGTCACGGATGGCGCCCTGTTCCTCCACGGCCAGCCCGTGTCCACCGTCCCGCTGCACCAGGCGCTGGTTTCCTTCATCGACTTCCTGCGCTCCTTCTGCGGGCCCGTGTACTTGGCGGCCCACAACGCCAACCGCTTCGACGCCCCCGTGCTCAACCGGGTGCTGAAGGAGTTCTCCCTGCTGGAGCAGTTCCAGAGAGTGGTGCCCAGGTTCCTGGACACCTTCCTGCTGAGCAAGCATCTCTTCCCGCGCTTCCCCAGCTACTCCCAGAGGTACATGGTGGAGCGCTTCCTGGACAAGACCTACAACGCCCACGACGCCACGGAGGACGCCAAGATGCTGCAGGAGCTCTTTCTCAAATGGAAGCCGAGCCGCAGGGTTGTGTGCAACGCCTTGATTTAG